In a genomic window of Flavobacterium sp. KACC 22761:
- a CDS encoding DUF3108 domain-containing protein — protein MKKFILAIFILTAFSFDSQKEDAFDTGEFFKFRIHYGIINAGYATLEIKDATINNKKVFHAVGKGYTTGMSKFFFKVEDLYESYFDRETGSPYRYVRKIDEGGYTKNQEGFFNQSENRVLVKDYKRKSEKTIITTDNVQDIVSSFYYLRNHPNIDKLKSGEAITIDMFFDDEITKFKLKYIGRQDITTKFGTVSTMVFRPSVQKGRVFKEEESLTLWITDDNNKVPIRIKADLAVGSLKADLDEYKGLKNPFKAKK, from the coding sequence ATGAAAAAATTCATCCTCGCTATATTCATCCTCACAGCCTTTAGTTTTGATTCACAAAAAGAAGATGCGTTCGATACTGGAGAGTTCTTTAAATTCAGAATTCATTACGGAATCATAAACGCAGGATATGCCACACTCGAGATAAAAGATGCAACAATAAACAATAAAAAAGTATTTCATGCCGTGGGTAAAGGTTATACAACCGGCATGTCTAAATTTTTCTTTAAGGTTGAAGATTTATACGAAAGCTATTTTGACAGAGAAACCGGAAGCCCATATCGTTATGTGAGAAAAATTGATGAAGGCGGTTACACCAAAAATCAGGAAGGTTTTTTTAACCAATCAGAAAACAGAGTTTTAGTGAAAGATTACAAACGAAAATCTGAAAAAACCATTATAACTACTGATAATGTGCAAGATATTGTTTCATCATTTTACTACTTAAGAAATCATCCAAATATTGATAAATTAAAATCAGGAGAAGCCATTACAATTGACATGTTTTTTGACGATGAAATCACAAAATTTAAGTTAAAATATATAGGCCGTCAAGATATTACGACTAAATTTGGCACCGTTTCTACAATGGTTTTTAGACCATCAGTACAGAAAGGAAGAGTTTTTAAAGAAGAAGAAAGTTTAACGCTCTGGATTACAGACGACAACAACAAAGTTCCTATTAGAATTAAAGCAGATCTTGCCGTAGGATCACTCAAAGCAGATCTTGATGAATATAAAGGATTAAAAAATCCATTTAAAGCAAAAAAATAA
- a CDS encoding tryptophan 2,3-dioxygenase family protein, with protein sequence MNLTDHSESILNEIDQKFQAINQKTEVQLEGLLWSKPITYWDYIQTDALLNLQIQRTTLPDEMVFIMYHQVNELIFKMILWEIDQIAETENIQVDFFSERLSRITRYFDMLTNSFSIMEKGMEVDQYMKFRNTLTPASGFQSAQYRMIEFASTDVINLTDRRYKANFDENTDLETSFEHLYWQAAGKDYQTGEKSYLLNEFEKKYKEQFLRQMSSFKTKNLWQKFIQLPIADQQNTELVNAMRHYDKTVNITWVMQHLNTARKYILESGKGNGEATGGSDWQKYMHPKYQRRIFFPKLWTEEELSNWGNETDV encoded by the coding sequence ATGAACCTTACTGATCATTCAGAATCAATTTTAAACGAAATTGATCAAAAATTCCAAGCTATAAATCAAAAAACTGAAGTTCAGTTAGAAGGATTACTTTGGTCTAAACCAATTACATACTGGGATTACATTCAAACTGACGCACTTTTAAACCTACAAATACAACGCACCACGCTTCCTGACGAAATGGTTTTTATCATGTATCATCAGGTAAACGAATTAATCTTTAAAATGATCTTATGGGAAATTGACCAGATTGCAGAAACAGAAAACATTCAAGTTGACTTTTTCAGCGAAAGATTATCAAGAATTACACGTTATTTTGACATGTTGACCAACTCCTTCAGCATAATGGAAAAGGGAATGGAGGTTGATCAGTACATGAAATTCAGAAACACGCTTACTCCCGCAAGCGGTTTCCAAAGTGCCCAATACAGAATGATCGAATTTGCTTCGACTGATGTGATCAATTTGACCGACAGAAGATACAAAGCAAATTTTGATGAAAACACCGATTTAGAAACCAGTTTTGAGCATTTGTATTGGCAAGCTGCTGGAAAAGATTATCAAACTGGAGAAAAATCATACTTGTTGAATGAGTTTGAGAAAAAATACAAAGAGCAGTTTTTAAGACAAATGTCATCGTTTAAGACCAAAAATCTTTGGCAAAAATTCATACAGTTGCCTATTGCGGACCAACAAAATACAGAATTAGTTAATGCAATGCGTCATTATGACAAAACCGTGAACATTACTTGGGTAATGCAACACCTTAATACCGCAAGAAAATACATTCTAGAAAGTGGAAAAGGCAATGGTGAAGCGACCGGAGGAAGTGACTGGCAAAAATATATGCATCCAAAATACCAAAGACGCATCTTTTTTCCTAAATTGTGGACCGAAGAAGAATTGTCCAATTGGGGAAATGAAACTGATGTCTAA
- a CDS encoding peptidoglycan DD-metalloendopeptidase family protein, which produces MKKAVVILIVLFSIFSCKKEEEKVEAKITKPTTKKIEFGFNYADFNVVNDTISKGDSFGSIMQSQNIGDKKVNEIVEQVKDSFNVRSIRYGKPFTLLRAKNKINNLEVFIYQPDALTYYVVDLRDSIAKAYKKIKPVTLKRKIIGGVLKSSLSETLGNESVETALASRITKVFSWSIDFFKLKKGDRYGLIFTERFINGKTYDGVEELEAAFFEYKGKIVYAFPFEKDTLSGKIEYYDDQGRTLKNFFLKTPIKFSRITSRFTMNRFHPVQHTWKAHKGTDYAAPTGTPISTTASGVVEATGYTAGNGNFVKVKHNGTYSTQYLHMSKILVRRGQRVTQGQTIGLVGSTGLASGPHVCYRFWKNGVQVDALRLNLPTGESLTGNDRTRFMTQIEPLKRELDSIGNL; this is translated from the coding sequence TTGAAAAAAGCAGTCGTAATTTTAATTGTCTTGTTTTCTATTTTTTCATGTAAAAAAGAAGAAGAAAAAGTAGAAGCAAAAATTACTAAACCAACAACCAAAAAAATAGAATTCGGTTTTAATTACGCAGACTTTAATGTTGTTAATGACACTATTTCAAAAGGAGATTCTTTTGGCTCAATTATGCAAAGCCAAAACATTGGAGACAAAAAAGTAAATGAGATTGTTGAACAGGTAAAAGATTCTTTCAATGTCAGAAGCATTCGTTACGGCAAACCTTTTACATTGCTTCGCGCAAAAAACAAAATCAACAATCTCGAGGTTTTCATTTATCAGCCTGACGCGCTGACCTATTATGTTGTCGATTTGAGAGACAGCATTGCAAAAGCATATAAAAAAATAAAACCTGTAACTTTAAAAAGAAAAATTATTGGTGGCGTTTTAAAAAGCTCTCTATCTGAAACTTTAGGAAATGAAAGTGTCGAAACAGCTTTGGCAAGCCGAATCACAAAAGTATTTTCTTGGTCAATTGACTTCTTCAAACTTAAAAAAGGCGATCGCTACGGATTAATTTTCACAGAAAGATTTATCAACGGAAAAACATATGATGGCGTCGAGGAACTTGAAGCTGCATTTTTTGAATATAAAGGAAAAATCGTTTATGCTTTTCCTTTTGAAAAAGACACACTTTCAGGAAAAATCGAATATTACGATGATCAAGGAAGAACACTTAAAAATTTCTTCTTAAAAACGCCAATCAAATTCAGCAGAATCACTTCTCGTTTCACCATGAACCGTTTTCACCCGGTGCAACATACCTGGAAAGCGCACAAAGGAACTGACTATGCGGCGCCAACCGGAACTCCAATTTCTACAACCGCATCAGGTGTTGTTGAAGCCACAGGATATACTGCAGGAAACGGAAACTTTGTAAAAGTAAAACACAACGGAACCTACTCTACTCAATATTTGCACATGTCTAAAATCTTGGTTCGCCGCGGGCAACGCGTTACGCAAGGACAAACTATCGGACTGGTTGGAAGTACAGGTTTAGCTTCTGGACCTCACGTTTGTTATCGTTTCTGGAAAAACGGCGTTCAGGTTGATGCACTTCGATTGAATCTTCCAACTGGAGAATCTTTAACTGGGAATGATAGAACTCGTTTTATGACACAGATTGAGCCTCTGAAAAGAGAATTGGACAGCATTGGGAATTTGTAA